Proteins from a single region of Ziziphus jujuba cultivar Dongzao chromosome 1, ASM3175591v1:
- the LOC107407137 gene encoding thiamine thiazole synthase, chloroplastic produces the protein MASTLTSSLSSKTSLFESSFHGTPVVSSPPSIRLQPVKAAASQNNSLSVSMSALTPSYDLQSFKFDPIKESIVSREMTRRYMTDMITYADTDVVVVGAGSAGLSCAYELSKNPSVRVAIIEQSVSPGGGAWLGGQLFSAMVVRKPAHLFLNELGIDYDEQENYVVIKHAALFTSTIMSKLLARPNVKLFNAVAAEDLIVKEGRVGGVVTNWALVSMNHDTQSCMDPNVMEAKVVVSSCGHDGPFGATGVKRLKSIGMIDSVPGMKALDMNTAEDAIVRLTREIVPGMIVTGMEVAEIDGAPRMGPTFGAMMISGQKAAHLALKSLGLPNALDGSFVGKSNPELMLAAADSAEIAEA, from the exons ATGGCTTCCACTCTAACTTCCTCTCTTTCATCCAAAACCTCTCTCTTTGAGTCCTCCTTCCATGGCACACCCGTTGTGTCATCACCTCCTTCTATCCGCCTTCAGCCCGTGAAAGCTGCGGCCTCTCAGAACAACAGCCTTTCCGTTTCTATGTCCGCTTTGACTCCCTCATATGATTTACAGAGTTTCAAATTTGACCCCATCAAGGAGTCGATTGTTTCTAGGGAGATGACTCGGCGATACATGACGGACATGATCACTTATGCCGATACCGACGTGGTGGTTGTGGGTGCTGGATCGGCTGGCCTTTCATGCGCCTATGAACTCAGCAAGAATCCTTCCGTTCGGGTTGCCATCATCGAGCAGTCCGTTAGCCCTGGTGGTGGAGCTTGGCTTGGCGGCCAGCTCTTCTCGGCCATG GTAGTTCGCAAACCAGCCCATCTCTTCTTGAACGAGCTGGGGATCGACTACGATGAGCAGGAGAACTATGTTGTTATCAAACACGCAGCTCTGTTCACCTCCACCATAATGAGCAAGCTCTTGGCACGGCCAAACGTGAAGCTGTTCAACGCTGTGGCGGCTGAGGATCTGATTGTGAAGGAAGGGAGAGTTGGTGGGGTAGTCACCAACTGGGCATTGGTGTCCATGAACCATGACACCCAGTCTTGCATGGACCCAAATGTTATGGAGGCCAAGGTTGTGGTTAGCTCTTGTGGGCATGATGGACCATTTGGTGCTACTGGTGTCAAGAGATTGAAGAGTATTGGGATGATTGATAGCGTTCCTGGGATGAAGGCTTTGGATATGAATACTGCAGAGGATGCAATTGTCAGGCTTACAAGGGAGATCGTTCCTGGGATGATTGTTACTGGTATGGAAGTGGCAGAGATCGATGGGGCTCCACGAATG GGACCTACTTTTGGAGCCATGATGATATCAGGACAGAAGGCAGCGCATTTGGCCTTGAAATCATTGGGACTTCCCAATGCTCTTGATGGGTCATTTGTGGGGAAGAGCAACCCAGAGCTGATGCTAGCTGCTGCAGATTCTGCAGAGATTGCTGAGGCTTAA
- the LOC107407136 gene encoding DDRGK domain-containing protein 1, with translation MEELFVAILSMLLVVALVPLYLWKRRLDSRSPNEHEEEPQAPRRDNVVRATGARRMRRRPASGASTSSAPAVQEETADESDDEVIADEHYEAKALKKKEKKRQEREAQRQADQAARESRQTKQDRYSEIRRRKDEEREAKELMLEEEAKAQKAKEEEAAALEFDKWKGEFSVDAEGTVENEVQDGDRDLLSDFVEYIKTHKCVPLEDLAAEFKLRTQETINRITTLESMGRLSGVMDDRGKYIYISLEEMQAVADYIKRQGRVSISHLASKSNQFIDLEPKAQFVEEISIVEEISVT, from the exons ATGGAGGAATTATTTGTCGCGATTCTGTCAATGCTTCTTGTTGTTGCATTGGTACCGCTATATCTGTGGAAACGCCGTCTAGATTCTCGTTCACCTAATGAACATGAAGAAGAGCCTcag GCTCCGAGGAGAGATAATGTGGTGCGTGCTACTGGTGCTCGACGAATGCGTAGGAGACCTGCTTCTGGGGCTAGCACGTCGTCAGCTCCAGCTGTTCAAGAAG AAACTGCTGATGAAAGTGATGATGAGGTCATTGCTGATGAGCATTATGAAGCTAAGGCattgaagaagaaggaaaagaagaggCAAGAACGGGAAGCACAACGACAA GCTGATCAAGCTGCCCGTGAATCGAGGCAAACAAAACAAGACCGCTATTCTGAAATACGGAGGAGAAAAGATGAGGAGCGAGAGGCAAAGGAACTTATGCTG GAAGAAGAAGCCAAGGCTCAGAAAGCCAAAGAAGAGGAAGCTGCTGCATTGGAGTTTGACAAATGGAAAGGGGAATTTTCTGTAGATGCTGAAGGTACTGTAGAAAATGAAGTACAAGATGGAGACCGAGATCTGCTTTCTGACTTTGTAGAATACATAAAG ACTCACAAGTGTGTTCCTTTAGAAGACCTTGCTGCAGAATTTAAGTTAAGGACTCAG GAAACTATCAATCGGATCACCACCTTGGAAAGTATGG GGAGACTTTCTGGTGTCATGGACGAcagaggaaaatatatatacatctctTTGGAAGAAATGCAAGCAGTTGCAGACTATATCAAGCGTCAAGGGAGGGTTAGCATTTCACATCTTGCTAGCAAGTCCAACCAGTTCATTGACTTGGAGCCAAAAGCCCAGTTCGTTGAAGAAATCAGTATCGTGGAGGAGATCAGTGTCACTTAA
- the LOC107409717 gene encoding COBRA-like protein 10: MKTISVMKIPWNLAFLHALLLFLIFVFSSVEICNGQDYIFDDDDKKKPSTPPAPPPEQNDCNGIFLSYNFISREKELPHVKNVSAQAWAFKSEITVLNAGAEELPAWKMFVGFQHKELLVSVDGGVVMDGSDFPVDVSNGTYFSGFPQSDLKTSIETAGDINQIQAKLTITGTQFGLRSNSIPMPKSIRLENDGFKCPASRQRGKSTMFVCCKRDPKYKAKKPKATKFLPRQNGDLSLTYDILQAYGANYLAQVTIDNNNPLGRLDHWNLTWEWMRGEFINNMRGAYTHKKDPSGCIYGAAGKYYQDLDFSQVMNCEKRPIISDLPSEKANDDKVGKLPFCCRNGSLLPTQMDESKARSIFQLQVFKIPPDINRTALNPPQRWKINGILNPNYICGPPIRVDPTEFQDPSGLQATSAAIASWQVVCNITRPKLKQTRCCVSFSAFYNDSVIPCNTCACGCEDTDTDTCNPNAKPLLLPPEAVLIPFDNRTEKAKAWAKLKHLPVPKKLPCPDNCGVSINWHINSNFRTGWTARITLFNWEDYSFEDWFAAFQIKKAYAGFENVYSFNGTRLPNRKDTIFMQGLKGLNFLVGETNGSHPDTDPRVPGKQQSVISFTKKKTPGISIKEGDGFPTRVFFNGEECALPTEIPKASAVRSRVSFVSALLVAVMTLVFLIDRFH; the protein is encoded by the exons ATGAAAACAATATCAGTCATGAAAATACCTTGGAACCTCGCGTTCCTTCATGCACTGTTACTGTTTTTGATCTTCGTGTTTTCGAGCGTTGAGATTTGTAATGGACAGGATTATATTTTCGACGACGACGATAAGAAGAAGCCTTCTACCCCGCCGGCACCTCCGCCAGAGCAAAACGACTGCAATGGCATCTTTCTGTCGTACAACTTCATTTCCAGAGAGAAAGAGCTTCCCCATGTCAAGAACGTTTCGGCTCAGGCATGGGCGTTTAAGTCCGAGATTACCGTTTTGAATGCTGGAGCGGAGGAGCTTCCGGCGTGGAAGATGTTTGTTGGGTTCCAGCATAAAGAGCTTTTGGTTTCCGTTGATGGTGGTGTCGTTATGGATGGTAGTGATTTCCCTGTTGATGTTAGCAATGGGACCTACTTTTCCGGATTCCCTCAATCGGATTTGAAGACGTCCATCGAAACGGCCGGAGATATTAACCAGATTCAGGCAAAGCTTACGATCACCGGAACACAGTTCGGTCTCAGGTCGAATTCGATTCCAATGCCCAAGTCAATAAGGCTTGAGAACGATGGCTTCAAGTGCCCGGCATCTCGTCAACGTG GGAAAAGCACAATGTTCGTATGCTGTAAAAGAGACCCAAAGTACAAGGCCAAGAAACCAAAAGCAACAAAATTCTTGCCCCGCCAGAACGGTGATCTATCTCTCACCTACGATATCCTTCAGGCCTACGGCGCTAACTATCTAGCCCAAGTAACCATCGACAACAACAACCCGTTGGGCCGTCTCGACCATTGGAATCTAACATGGGAATGGATGAGGGGAGAGTTCATCAACAACATGAGAGGTGCTTACACCCACAAAAAAGACCCTTCGGGTTGCATCTACGGCGCAGCCGGAAAATACTACCAGGACTTGGACTTCTCTCAGGTCATGAACTGCGAGAAGAGACCCATCATCTCCGACCTTCCTAGCGAAAAAGCAAACGACGACAAAGTGGGTAAGCTTCCATTCTGCTGCAGAAATGGAAGCCTGCTGCCCACTCAAATGGACGAGAGCAAAGCGAGGTCCATTTTCCAACTTCAAGTGTTCAAAATCCCGCCCGATATCAATCGGACGGCTCTCAATCCTCCACAGAGATGGAAGATAAACGGCATACTGAATCCGAACTATATATGCGGCCCACCGATCAGGGTGGACCCCACAGAGTTTCAGGACCCGAGTGGGCTCCAGGCTACGTCGGCGGCGATAGCCAGCTGGCAGGTGGTATGCAACATCACGCGGCCAAAGTTGAAGCAAACCAGATGCTGCGTTTCGTTCTCTGCATTCTACAACGACTCGGTTATCCCGTGCAATACTTGTGCTTGTGGTTGTGAAGATACCGATACGGATACTTGCAATCCAAATGCTAAGCCATTGCTTCTTCCTCCCGAAGCTGTTCTCATTCCGTTCGATAATCGGACCGAAAAAGCCAAAGCTTGGGCAAAACTTAAACATCTCCCCGTCCCCAAGAAACTTCCGTGTCCTGATAATTGCGGCGTCAGCATCAACTGGCATATAAACTCCAACTTCAGAACCGGTTGGACTGCCCGGATCACGCTGTTTAATTGGGAAGATTACTCATTCGAGGATTGGTTCGCTGCGTTTCAGATCAAGAAAGCTTATGCTGGTTTCGAAAATGTTTACTCTTTTAATGGAACCAGGTTGCCCAATCGCAAGGATACCATCTTCATGCAGGGATTGAAGGGTTTGAATTTCTTGGTTGGCGAGACAAATGGGTCGCACCCGGATACGGATCCGAGAGTTCCCGGAAAGCAACAATCGGTGATCTCTTTCACGAAGAAGAAGACGCCTGGGATAAGTATTAAAGAAGGTGATGGATTCCCGACGAGAGTGTTCTTCAATGGGGAAGAATGTGCACTTCCGACGGAGATACCGAAAGCCAGTGCAGTGAGATCCCGAGTCAGTTTTGTTTCGGCTCTTCTTGTTGCTGTGATGACTTTGGTGTTCTTGATAGATCGCTTCCAttga
- the LOC107408241 gene encoding rab GTPase-activating protein 22-like, protein MWRDSGVPGDSFYEVRPECTDVPKSRFKIKAGKTLSVRKWQAAFTSEGYLDIGKTLSRIQHGGIHPSIRGEVWEFLLGCYDPKSTFEEREQIRQRRRVQYARYKEECRQMFPVVGSGRFITAPVVTEEGQPIHDPLVLLETNPEKGVLIPPQDSVNGNTMASSSTNAANNMEPVKDKKIIQWMLTLHQIGLDVVRTDRTLVFYEDQGHLSKLWDILAVYAWIDTDVGYCQGMSDLCSPMIILLDDEADAFWCFERLMRRLRGNFRCTDSSVGVEAQLSNLAAITQVVDPKLHQHLETLGGGDYLFAFRMLMVLFRREFSFCDSLYLWEMMWALEYDPDLFSMYEEPDAEKADGAKGKAKSIRQCGKYERENMRNAAKNAEGPLPISVFLVASVLKDKSTKLLQEARGLDDVVKILNDMTGNLDAKKACSGAMKLHKKYLKKAKKP, encoded by the exons ATGTGGAGGGATTCAGGAGTTCCTGGTGATTCTTTCTATGAAGTCCGCCCCGAATGCACCGATGTTCCCAAAAGCCGCTTCAAGATCAAG GCTGGTAAAACTCTAAGTGTAAGGAAATGGCAGGCTGCATTTACTTCTGAAGGATATCTGGATATTGGCAAGACTCTAAGCCGAATCCAGCATGGG gGAATCCATCCATCAATTAGAGGAGAAGTGTGGGAGTTCTTACTTGGTTGTTATGATCCCAAAAGCACATTTGAAGAACGAGAGCAGATACGACAACGTCGAAG GGTGCAGTATGCTAGGTACAAGGAAGAGTGTCGGCAAATGTTTCCTGTTGTTGGAAGTGGTAGGTTTATTACTGCCCCTGTAGTCACTGAAGAAGGTCAGCCGATTCATGATCCTTTAGTACTTCTAGAAACAAATCCAGAAAAAGGAGTGCTTATACCTCCTCAGGATAGTGTGAATGGTAATACCATGGCTAGTTCAAGCACCAATGCTGCCAATAATATGGAACCAGTGAAGGACAAGAAAATAATCCAATGGATGCTTACTCTACATCAAATAg GTCTTGATGTGGTTCGCACTGACAGGACATTGGTGTTTTACGAGGATCAAGGACACTTATCCAAACTTTGGGATATTCTAGCTGTTTATGCCTGGATAGATACAGATGTCGGCTATTGTCAAG GAATGAGTGATCTCTGCTCCCCCATGATTATCCTTCTTGATGATGAAGCTGATGCATTTTGGTGCTTTGAACGTTTGATGCGAAGATTG CGAGGAAATTTCAGATGCACTGATAGCTCCGTTGGGGTGGAGGCACAACTCAGTAATTTGGCTGCAATTACTCAAGTTGTTGATCCAAAACTTCATCAGCATTTAG AGACACTAGGTGGAGGTGATTATTTATTCGCTTTTCGGATGCTTATGGTTTTATTTCGTCGAGAATTCTCATTTTGTGATTCATTGTACCTATGGGAG ATGATGTGGGCTCTGGAATACGACCCTGATTTGTTTTCCATGTATGAAGAACCTGATGCAGAAAAAGCTGATGGAGCTAAAGGAAAAGCAAAGTCGATACGTCAGTGTGGGAAGTATGAAAGGGAAAATATGAGAAATGCAGCAAAGAATGCAGAAGGCCCCCTCCCCATTTCAGTTTTTCTTGTTGCCAGCGTCTTGAAAGATAAAAGCACAAAACTGCTACAGGAGGCTCGGGGTCTGGACGATGTTGTTAAG ATATTGAATGATATGACTGGAAATCTGGATGCTAAAAAAGCTTGCTCTGGTGCTATGAAACTTCACAAGAAATATCTAAAGAAG GCTAAGAAGCCATAG
- the LOC125420788 gene encoding early nodulin-like protein 9, whose product MAHKVVTSNYQNKAICLLGLLVLTPSMMQTSDATQFPVGGTGIWSPKSTNYTHWAEENIFTVEDSIAFNYIAGQDSVLLVNKGDYTNCSTGSPIGKFTKPVTVIKFNNLGPYYFISGKKDHCLKNQKFKVVVTAYTNQTLPPPPPNGSSAVFVSFIKYMGAFAASSLLLAF is encoded by the exons ATGGCTCACAAAGTTGTTACATCAAATTACCAAAACAAAGCAATTTGCTTACTGGGTCTCCTCGTTCTCACACCGTCTATGATGCAGACAAGTGATGCAACTCAATTTCCAGTGGGAGGAACAGGCATTTGGAGTCCCAAATCAACCAACTACACTCATTGGGCTGAAGAGAATATATTCACGGTTGAAGACTCCATAG CTTTTAACTACATTGCTGGCCAAGACTCGGTGCTTCTAGTAAACAAGGGCGACTACACCAACTGCAGCACTGGCTCACCTATTGGGAAATTCACCAAGCCAGTCACAGTGATCAAGTTCAATAATCTTGGACCTTACTATTTCATCAGTGGGAAAAAAGATCATTGTCTCAAAAATCAGAAGTTTAAAGTCGTTGTCACGGCATATACCAATCAAACACTACCACCACCTCCTCCAAACGGTTCTTCTGCTGTCTTTGTGAGTTTTATCAAATACATGGGAGCCTTTGCTGCTTCATCACTTCTTTTGGCATTCTAA